From Octopus sinensis linkage group LG14, ASM634580v1, whole genome shotgun sequence:
TCCAGCCAGTATCTCAAAGAACTCCATCGTCCTGACAGGTGTAATGACTTGGACTCTGGTGTAGAAACTCAGATGGTGGATGGGTGCACAGCTTTATTTCAGCAATAACATTTTATTGCATagacacttaaaaggcaccattcgagtgtgatcattaccagcatcgccttattgGCATTCGAgtcccatgctagtagggtgccaagagcaccatccgagcatgatcgttgccagagcggctatttggcttccgtgccagtggcaggtaaaagggcaccattcgagcgtgaccgttaccagcatcgccttactggcacctgtgccggtgccatgtgtaaaaagatttgagcgatgtcattgccagtaccgcctgactgatccccgtgctggtggcacgtaaaagcacccactacactctcagagtggttaacgttaggaagggcatccagccgtagaaactctgccgtatcaagattgaaacctggtgcagccatctggttcgccagccctcagtcaaaatcgtccaacccatgctagcattgaaagcagacgttaaatgatgacgattatgatgatgatgcagtgatTCCACAATTCTAATTTGAGTCATCACAATTTTTGAtaaaatagcacacacacatatgtattctatGTAACTGCCTCTGAGTCCTTCATAGCAGTTTTATAGAACCATCATGTTACATTTCctcaattatcattatcaataaatTGTTCTCACCATCTTAAATGATTCTGTTTCTAAGAAAGACAACTTAATTTCAAATACGACTCATTCAATTATGCTACAAATTTGATAAAACTATTAAGACTATCACACAAGACATATTGTTTATGCTGGCCATTTCTCCTTTTAAATCGGTCGCCGAGGGAGACAAACACCTCTAAACACTTGCTAACAATTAAAGAAccaatatgttacaattattcacttattattatcaatgaATTGCTCACACTCTTTTCAATAATTCTGTGTTTCTAAGAAGGacaatttaattagaaatatgaGCCATTTAATTATATTACTTCACACACAACACAGCAACAATTAGTCATTGTCAGCCTCCCCCCCCACCCCCTTCCGCCATATTGACAACCTTGATTGAACTGCCATTAGCTTACACTGTCTCTTGCCCTATTATCTCCTTTGTAGACACAGAAAGACCATTCGTCCTCTTCGCGCCCCTCTGGACTCTGCTAAAACGGAAGAAGTAAATATCGACAACAGAGGTGGGATTCTTGTGTTCTCCCTCAGGGGACTAACAACCTAATGCAGTGTTTTTCAAATcaatttttacctatggacccttttcatttctatttcaatCTACCGGGCCCTCAtaactattcatcatcatcatcatcgattaacatccgctttccatgctggcatgggttggacgattttgactgaggactggtaaaccagatggctgcaccaggctccaatgttgatctggcagagtttctacagctggatgcccttcctatcgccaaccactccaagagtgtagtgggtgcttttaagtgccaccggcacaagggccagtcaggcggtactggcaactgccacactcatatggtgctttttatgtgccacctgtgcAGGAGCCAGTTTAGTGGCACTGgcaaaaaaatcctattatatttttcaaattgaatattattaggaattatacaaaaaaaaattgttaaaatattttgtgtattctaGAAGTAAAACTGATTTAtcgcacataaattttaacaaaatcttacatggaccctaCCTCCCCAGAGTCAtatgaaccccggttgagaaccactaacctaatgggcttctttcagtttccatgtactcagatccattcacaaggctttggttggcctgaggctatagtagaggacacttgcccaaggttccactcagtgggactgaacctggaaccatgtggttgggaagcaagtttcttatttctgtattgcccacaaagggctaaacatagaggggacaaacaaggacagacaaagggattaagtcaattacatcgaccccagtgcgtaaatggtacttaatttatcgaccctgaaaggatgaaaggcaaagtcaacctcagcggaatttgaactcagaacgtaacagtagacgcattacctatttcgttactacccacaaggggctgaacacagagaggacaaacaaggacaggcaaacagattaagtcaattatatcgaccccagtgcgtaactggtacctatttaattgaccctgaaaggatgaaaggctaagtcgacctcggcggaatttgaactcagaacgtaacggcagacgaaatacagctacgcatttcgccctgcgtgctaacgattctgccagctcgccaccttccatgTGGtaaggcatggctgagtggtaagaagcttgccttttaaatttgaattgttttttctttgtttgtctttcacaacaatttaATCCTTTCAGACAAGGAAGGAATTGACTGAAGGAATTACTGCAAAGGGATGTTATAAGATAACAGCCCCCACCGTTTACCATTACAACCAGTTTGAGTAAATCAATAATCCCCTATGACCctgttttcaatatttaaattagaaaaaattaaaaaaaacaatactcaCATTTGATAATTTTTGAGGAAGAAATATTCCTCAATAGCAATACCACAGTAAATGCTGTGTTGTGGCTTTTATGCCTGTACTTTATTGTATAACATACTCCTGAAGGTTTTAATCATTTTATCTAACATTCAGAAGTAAATTCCCCCAAATTCCCAGATCCATGATTTGGAAAAGAGCCACTTGACATCTGAGAAACTTGTTTGAGtgtgtgaacatatgtgtgtgtatgtgcgtgtgtgtgaatgtgtatgagtgtgtgtgtgtgagtgtgtgtgtgtgtgtgtaaatgtgtgtgtgtgtgtgtgtgtgtgtgtatggtttgctTATAATATTTAACAGCTATTTAAATAAGCAGCAAATTAAAAGCTTCGTTATTCAGATGACACTAATTAGTGAAGACAAAATTGACAGACTCACTGCAGATAGCGAAAGAGAATAATAAGTTTTCCGAAAGTGAAATTTTCACTAACTTCCCAGCATGATAAACACCAGCCATTGCCATTCTTCTCCTGTATATATTCTATGATCTTCTTTTtaagtgcagatgtggctgtgtggtaagaagtttgctttccagtcacatgagtccaggttcagtcccactgcttggcaccgtgtacaagtgtcttctactctaagcccagaccaaccaaagctatGGGAGTGGATTTgctaaaactgaaaatgaaacaCACCTGTTATATATCATCGTATCATGGGCCTGTCACATTACTGTACCTGGGATCTTTCCAGTCCTTTCTATGGATATTGGCAATGTTACATGTCACTCATAACTCTAgttattcacctctggaaacctgggtgtttcgttcatcatccttaaacaacccttattcagggaccttttgagtgggacggCTActccacctgaagaaaattctaactgggttgcACCTACAAGGtccatatgctgtttatcttgaaaatgaaatcaccatgttgtgcacatatggttgtgatgcatgtgcctgatgtacccttatcacacgagtagtcatgatgggtatattgggcgtCATAAGTCTGTCACACCTGCCTGCTCTTATATTTAACATATACCAGTCACACCCCCTCCAGTTCCATTCAGTTTTACACCCCCATACACCTCTTCCAGCTACCCAATATTACACCTCATGACGTCTCCTGTTACATATCAGTCACACCTCCAGCTTTCCTATGTTACATGTCAGTAACACATCAGTCATACTTCCAGCTGCCCTATGTTACATGGCAGACAGACTACATTGTATTACCTGTTACACAACAGTCATGCTTCTAGAAGTCCCGTGTTACACTCGAGACACAGATCCAGTAATCCAATGTTTATATCCCAGGCACATGTCCTACTGTTCCAAGTTACATGGGACGGGTGGAGCTGTCACATGCTTCATACCAGTCACACCTCCAGTTATCACATTACATGTTAATCACATCTCCAGCCAGTTATACCTCCAGGTGTCAGGTGTCACATGTTACATGTCAATCATACCTCCACCTGCCACATGTTACATATCAGTCACATCTCCAGCTGCCCAATATTACATATTTGTCACACATCCATTTGTTGCATGTCAGTCACACTCCTCCTGTACATCTTTCTTTCATAACAACAAATGGTAAGTATGTCACAGGACCCCTAACACTGGTAGCAGGGAGGGGGGTAGTGTCTCCCTTAAACTGGAGACCTGGTTGAAATTCATGCAACAGAATCAACTCTTCTAAAACCACCCAGTGTAACAGGGGTGGGTATGTGTTAAAACTGGGTGAGGGATTGAGTctatctgtcatatatatacccacagcaggatttgaactcagaatgcaaagaactggaacaaatattgcaGGGGGAATCTTGGTCGAATGTTCTTACAGTTCAAGCAATAAAGAAACTGTAGAGAAGCCTGTAAGATGGTTGACACCTGTAATTCGAAGGGTACAGCCATGTCACACAATGTCATGTTGATTCTGCCAGAGAATTCCGTTCAGAgtatgtggaatactcagccagttaCATGTCAGTTCAACTGATCAAGAAACTGTATCTTCAGATTCCTCCTCTTCATCTGCCCCCCCCCAATATACACATAACCCATTAAATATAGATTCTACATTAAGTGATGCTTGTGAATAAAACATGCTTTCTGGTCCTGTATTGGGAGCCAACAACAGGGTGGGTGGGCCTGGTTTTCTGTTTGTGAATCACAAACAGGAATATATCATGGTTGATAGACCATGACTTTATTTCATTGGTCCAGGAAATActgaccttgatgggatttgaacccagaactgaaAGTGGGTTCTGTCTGATGCTTTCacgatttcaataataataataataataataataataataatttctactggaggcacacgGCTTcatatttgaggggaggggaatagtcgattacattgacctctgtgtttcgctggtacttattttactgaccccaaacgaatgaaaagcagagttgaccttggtggaatttgaactcagaacgtagcagcagatgaaatactgctgaatattttgtccagtgcgcaaacgattctgccagcccgccgccttaataacaacaacaacaataataataagagcacaaACTCAgctaaggcaacaccaatgtcctctcaatgattagccgggggtgattttaaaaatgagaatatctgaaataaactccactgctctcacaaacaagaatactaaaaacaaacctgactgctctcaaaaattaagtaaaagaacgGGAAAAATTCAGAATCCTTGTCTTGTACCAGATTGATTCCAATgaaatcaccatgttgtgcacatatggttatgacgcatgtgcctggtgtacccttatcacacgggtagtcatgatgggtatactgggcttcatacaTTTGTACTACCGGCATCACTTTGAAGttgtgtgctgctctctcactcaataataataataatgggtctGAAATTTAAATGATTTGTTCATAAAAGGAAAACCACTATACAATTAAATGTGAAAAACTTCTACAAGGATTTAATAAGTCTTTGTGTTGGTAAAGATTTCCTCAtttcatgtgcatgtatgcacatatgtacattcatacatacatacatacatatatattcattaagtGAAAGGCTCCAATTTCCTGTAGAGTTACTTGTTTTTGATCATCAGTGAGTAAACCAAGCCtgattttgttttgaaatattcactgtttgtaaattatttgaatattttaaagcaTGCATTGGAGTAACAGAACTCCCATTCAAAAACTGttattacaaacacaaacattcatttGTCAGTTCCGACAGTAAATGTGTTGCTTCTtcattgaaatttaaatttatatggtTCTTGCAGAAGACAAGTACTCACACTTTCAAAATAACCTGGTCTGTTGTAGATAGTGTGTAGCCATACAAGAATGGGACCTTCAAATTAAAGATGCAGTGTGACCTATGTTTGAGTGAAAGATTGAGAATTTTGAATCAAGGTAGTAATAGTTTCAACAGAAGAACTGAACTCTTAGTGCCTTGTATGCACATGGCTAAATATCTTTTACGTAAACACAGGCCTTCTTGaacttcattttggttaagaaaaaattattttgaaaagattaataaatttacctgatatatctttaatatgagtatgtgtgtgtgtctatgtgtacacaggaatatataattctgtatatatatgacagtgtatgagtgtgcatgtgtgtatgcatctgcacAGGTGCATACAAAATGAGCACCCACATACGCATGGTTTTTATAACCATTTATCAAGAGTATTATTTTGTAACTTTGCTTAAACAGTAATGCAACTTCATGACTTTGCTTGGATGGAGTTTCAGATGATTATAGGGATCTTGTCACAAGAATcagaaaagaaatcaaaagagTGGGCCTGGAGTTGCCATTTTTGCATTTGTTGTCCCAAAAGGTTTGTGTTTTGttcaaactttcatttcatattacaaaaaaaattttttttttaatcaaacaggcgcaggagtggctgtatggtaagtagcttggttaccaaccacatggttctgggttcagtcaaactgcatggcaccttgggcaaatgtcttctactataggagagtttacgaaaaaaatgtgtgtagtggctaacgatctatcatgtcttctactatagccttgggtctaTCAAAGCTTTGGGAGtagattaggtagatggaaattgaaagaagcttgtcaaatatatatatatatatatatatgtatgtgtccccccacccaaacatcatttgacaactgatgctggtttggcaaaagcgactgataaaataagtactaggattacaaagaataagtcctggggtcaatttgctcgactaaaggcagtgctccagcatggccgcagtcaaaatgaccgaaacaaataaaagaataaaagaaataccagtttCTTTcggtgtattttatttaattgctAAAATGACTCTTTTTATGATGTAATTATTTCAGCTTTTAAtgcacaatctcagatcaagtcacttaccaaaacaaatatataaaacggGGGTGGGgcaaaataattttaacaatGAGAACTGAGAACTCACGAGAGAAATGGAGAATGTTTTTATTCAGTTGCTGGATTATTCTCTAGTCACACTACAACTAATAGTTTCACCCTGATCCCTTCATCAGGTTCTAAACCATTTTTATGGTTTGCTCATAATAAAGTAGAAAGGTGGATTAGAAAAGATTGTGGTGAAACTATTAGTTGTAATAcgaacttgttaccagttcaaatatgcctgGGGAATATTTGAACCCCAAAGATAGCCATTCACTGCATTTTgttatggagaaaatttcttgatGGAGATGAATAGGCATAAATACATGGTGGGGTCAGATTGCAGCATCCCCTAACCAGACTGTTGGATGCATGGATTTTGGAGTGGTTGTAATGTGACTGAAAGATAATCGAGTCTTGTGaacaaaacgtgtgtgtgtgtgtgtagttgttctctttattgtttttacatcAATGATTGGATGTTATTGTCAGATGATCCTTGATTGTCACCTTTTCTCTGACCAACTGTGTAGGAGGGAATGGTCAAGGTACTGGGGCAGCCATTCCATGTCCACGAAGACGCCGGCGAAGTGTTCCGTTTCCAGTCGTAGTGAGCTTGCGAGggcatctgctgctgctgctgttgttgttgatgttgttgttgtggaggcTGTTGGTGTGCAGCTGTTGCTATAGAAACCGTGGTGTTTGTAGACCTCTGGGGCTGTGAGATACTTTTCTGATGGGAACAGAGGGACGATGCAAGGTTGTCGAGGTTCAGGGTTGAGAGAACCGGCTGTTTTAGAAGGGTTGTCGTCTTGGATGTGGAAGAGGCTGATGTTGGTTGGTGAGGAGACGAAGACACTGATGCAACTTGATAAGAATGATGCTGTGCTGAGCTGACACCTGTAGTATTCATTAAAACAGGTGTGTTCAGACCACTAATTGGAATCGTTTTACATAGTTCGTCAGCAGAAACCGGGGTCAAATGGCGTGAAATGTCATGTCTGTCTCCATGCAGAAATTCCTTCTTTAAAAGATTGCCACACTTTGCATTCGAGAGTACCGAAGTCATATTGGTTTTGTCGTGAGGGTGAATAGTCTGAGAGCAACTGTAATGGTTGGTATGAGTACGTTCGTGCTTGTTTAGGTGGTCTTTCCGAGAGAAAGCTTTCGTACAAATCTGACAACAAAACGGCTTCTCCCCAGAATGGGTTCGTTGATGGATTTTCAATTTGTCATTTCGAGAAAAAGCTTTTGGGCAAATATGGCAGACAAATGGTTTTTCTCCTGAGTgagttctggcatggttttttaGCTTGTCTTTACGAGCAAAAGCCATCGGGCAGATATCACATGCAAATGGGCGTTCCCCTGTGTGGGTCCGTTCGTGGATCTTTAGCTTGTCCCTTTCTGGGAACGctttacagcagaagacacagaTGAAATGCTTCCCTAGTTCGGGAGCCAATTCGTGTTTCTTCAGATATGCACGGAGGGTGAACCGCTTACGGCAGACATTGCATTTGTAGGGTTTCTTGTCGATGTACGACTGCCGGTAGCTGACATAGGTGTACGGATTGGACAAGGGCGGTGTTGATGGGCTTGGGGTCGTGAACGGACCGAAGCCGTAGGAGTGATTGTTTCCAACAACGGGTGAGAATTGAACCTCTTGGTTTGCGTACATGCTGATTGTTCTATTTAGGAGTCTGAGGCGTAATTGCTATGAAAGTATGCTGATGACGAtcttgatgatgatattgataacactgatgaagatgatgatatgacGATGACTAGCAGTTTGGTGAGGGACTTACATATAAACTTACCAAAATGTAACGTAATTAACTAGATAATTAACTAGACATCTTAACATACATAGAGTAACTATATTTCATCAACAACTACATGTGACTGTAtatggttataatatatatatataatcgtatatagttatataattacTACACTATGACTGAAAATAGAGGAGCACTAGACTAGAAACATCCACAGTTTCAGTTTAATCACAGCCTAGACAGACCTTATAACTGTCTATGGTCTACGGAGAAGGAACTATGTATAAActataccagttatatactggggtgACAGACACGAATGACAGTTATTCAAGTAGACTGGAGCAGTTTACTTTTATGAAGACCAACTCTTGAACGATTTTGTGTTTGAGGTTTAATTAGGGGCTGATCAACTGCAGTCAGCCCAAACTTAAACACAGAGAAAGGGCACTGACTACGGACCATGGTGAGGGAAGGGGTCAACTAAAAGGTGGGTAAGCGGTAGGGTTAATGCAGTATTAA
This genomic window contains:
- the LOC115219445 gene encoding Krueppel homolog 1-like produces the protein MYANQEVQFSPVVGNNHSYGFGPFTTPSPSTPPLSNPYTYVSYRQSYIDKKPYKCNVCRKRFTLRAYLKKHELAPELGKHFICVFCCKAFPERDKLKIHERTHTGERPFACDICPMAFARKDKLKNHARTHSGEKPFVCHICPKAFSRNDKLKIHQRTHSGEKPFCCQICTKAFSRKDHLNKHERTHTNHYSCSQTIHPHDKTNMTSVLSNAKCGNLLKKEFLHGDRHDISRHLTPVSADELCKTIPISGLNTPVLMNTTGVSSAQHHSYQVASVSSSPHQPTSASSTSKTTTLLKQPVLSTLNLDNLASSLCSHQKSISQPQRSTNTTVSIATAAHQQPPQQQHQQQQQQQQMPSQAHYDWKRNTSPASSWTWNGCPSTLTIPSYTVGQRKGDNQGSSDNNIQSLMTQLHLLSFLYALDRSGVEMEGNSCNHIGHHHHNHHHHNHHHGHTLHNSSSSNQQAVVLAAANLAGDGNMALSVAPGGATSDKQYKCDICGKCLSRRDHLKLHKRIHTGERPFKCQICGCAFYRSDHLARHRGTHQLEKRFSCEICRKTFVHRSYLKVHQRIHTGERPFRCQICGFAFSRKDHLVKHNRPNKNGIKISCVPLRNNSNNNNNNNNGSNNVTLATTTSITTEASPTPISSSNINSSSTGGGGGGGSSSSNSSSSSSSSSSSSNTNNKPNKDKQTSPTTVAANSSGVNTSCAVSVNTSQHAVVASQQASASVVDISSQPQHSGVNVSHHLNSNVVASTQAASYPAGTQVYPLYTQMNPVTHIFPSTIQISPATTQIFPTIQMYQGAVTVSAPAAAQLYQTK